A region of Thermococcus argininiproducens DNA encodes the following proteins:
- the dnaG gene encoding DNA primase DnaG, producing MKRKKTTIQQILLDKQRMLKKKEIEGDSMAAKDDFGTTKYVIHAEFEASGIVERPDVVGAIFGQTEGLLGDDLDLRELQKTGRIGRIKVDVHTRAGKSYGSITIPSSLDRVETAILAAALETIDRIGPSEARIKVMRIEDVRATKRKYIIERAKEILETLMEEEIPETQEITEEVKKEVRAKELIEYGSEKLPAGPHVPFSDSIIVVEGRADVLNLLKHGIKNAIAVEGTSIPETIIRLSKERIVTAFTDGDRGGELILKELLQVADIDYVARAPEGKEVEELTKKEIIKSLRSKVPAEQVINELFAKGKSFYELVKEREQQKVAPVEKIEAPVENKPEVPTEIHSEAPKVEIRAPEREEKREERFIKPIKISKPPEIDKFNQWVEEVKKDSKAILLDENKNIIAEIPVRDLSSSLNDKENVYAIIFNGIITQRLIDVVSEKGVKYLVGARKSNVVRRPINLKILTFAE from the coding sequence TTGAAGAGAAAGAAGACTACAATCCAGCAGATTTTGCTTGATAAGCAAAGAATGTTAAAAAAGAAGGAGATAGAAGGTGATAGCATGGCTGCGAAGGATGATTTTGGAACAACAAAGTATGTAATCCACGCAGAATTTGAAGCAAGTGGGATTGTCGAACGACCAGATGTTGTTGGTGCTATTTTTGGACAAACTGAAGGCTTACTCGGGGATGATTTGGATCTAAGAGAACTGCAAAAAACTGGAAGAATTGGAAGAATAAAAGTTGATGTTCATACGAGAGCTGGAAAAAGTTATGGAAGTATAACAATTCCCTCCAGTCTAGATAGAGTAGAAACTGCGATTTTAGCAGCTGCCTTAGAAACTATAGACAGAATAGGACCATCAGAGGCTAGAATCAAAGTAATGAGAATTGAAGATGTTAGAGCAACAAAGAGAAAGTACATTATCGAAAGAGCCAAAGAGATTCTGGAGACTCTTATGGAAGAGGAAATCCCAGAGACTCAAGAGATTACTGAAGAGGTCAAAAAAGAGGTACGGGCTAAGGAACTCATTGAATATGGTTCAGAAAAACTCCCTGCAGGACCTCATGTACCATTCTCAGATTCAATAATTGTTGTTGAAGGAAGAGCCGATGTGCTTAACCTCCTCAAACATGGGATAAAGAACGCTATAGCCGTTGAAGGTACTTCAATTCCAGAAACTATAATACGACTCAGCAAAGAAAGGATTGTTACAGCTTTTACTGATGGAGATAGAGGTGGGGAACTAATACTCAAAGAACTTCTTCAAGTGGCAGATATTGACTACGTCGCTAGGGCCCCAGAAGGAAAAGAAGTTGAAGAGCTAACCAAGAAGGAGATAATTAAATCCTTAAGGAGCAAAGTTCCAGCAGAACAAGTGATCAATGAACTATTTGCAAAGGGTAAAAGCTTTTACGAACTCGTAAAAGAGAGGGAACAGCAAAAGGTTGCTCCCGTTGAAAAAATAGAAGCTCCAGTTGAAAATAAACCTGAAGTGCCTACAGAAATTCACTCAGAAGCTCCAAAAGTCGAGATTCGAGCCCCTGAAAGGGAGGAAAAGAGAGAAGAGAGATTTATAAAACCAATAAAAATATCAAAACCTCCAGAAATTGATAAATTTAACCAGTGGGTTGAGGAAGTGAAAAAGGACTCAAAGGCAATCTTACTAGATGAAAATAAAAATATCATTGCAGAAATACCAGTAAGAGACCTTTCAAGTTCATTGAACGATAAAGAAAATGTATATGCAATAATTTTCAATGGAATAATAACTCAGCGGCTTATTGATGTAGTTAGTGAGAAAGGTGTTAAATATTTAGTAGGCGCCAGGAAAAGTAACGTTGTTAGAAGGCCAATAAATCTCAAAATACTCACTTTCGCTGAGTAA